Below is a window of Sporichthyaceae bacterium DNA.
CACCGCCGCGGTCGCGATGCCGACCACGGGATCTGCCGCCGCCACGGCGGTACATCCTGCGTCTGCCCCGTCAGCCGCCGGGCAAACCACCCCAATGTTGGCGTCGACCACCGCGTCCGCCACATCCGGCGTGTCCGTCAAGCACTTCAACTACGGCAAGCACACGCGCAACGACATCGACGTCTTCGCGCCTGCCACGGTGGCGGCGGCGCCGCACGGCACCGATTTGCGGCCGGCGGTGATCCTGGTGCACGGCGGATCCTGGACGCACGGCAGCAAGACGAGCATGTACGGCGCGGCCCGCCAAATGGTCGGGCAGGGCTATGTGGCGTTCCCGATGAGCTATCGATTCGCCCAGGACAGCTCGTACCCGGCCGGGCGCGAGGACGTGCAGGCCGCGGTCAAGTGGGTGAAGGGACACTCCGACGCGCTGCACGTGGACCCGCACAAGATCGTGGTGTTGGGCAGCTCGGCGGGTGGCGAGCTGGCCGCCTCGGCGCTCACCTGGGGGGACGGCAGCCGCTACGGCGCCGGGTTGATCACCCTGTCCGCGCCGATGGACCTGGGCCTGGTGGCGGCCAACACCACCCACACCGCGGGCTCGGCCAAGCTCGCCCGGACCGTCACCGACACCCTGCTGAACTGTCTGCCGCTGAAGTGCGGGAAGGCGTTCGACCGGGACGACGCGGCCGAGCACCTGGACCACCGCGACCCGGCGGTGCTGTCGTTCGCCTCGACCGATGAGTGGGTGGACAACCGCAGCACCATCCGCTTCCATCAGGTCGCCGTCAAGCACCACGTGCCGTCCGAGCTGCACATGATCGACGGCGACAAGCACGGCATGGACTACTGGGACAAGGCGTGGCCGACGATCAAGTCGTGGCTGAAACAGCGGTTCGCCGCCATCAGCTGACGTTACGTCAGTTGTGTTGCCACACCTCGACCAGACCGCGTGGGCGGGTGACCGCGATGCGGGTGTAGTCCGTGGCCAGTTCGGCGCGGGTCGCGGCCAGCACGTCCGCGACCGGGCCCGGTCGGACCTGCTCGGTGCCGATCAGCAGCACGAACTCGATAGCCGGGTGGGCTGCGCCCAAATGCACGCGCGGGGGCACCGCAGGTAGCCCGACCAGCATCGGATCGATCATCCGGCGTGGGTCGGTGCCGGCCCGGAATTGCGTCGGGAAGTAGTCGAACTCCGCCTCGTAGTGCCCGACGTCCACGGCGTGCACCTGCGCGGCCAGTTGGCTGGAAAGGTGACGCAG
It encodes the following:
- a CDS encoding alpha/beta hydrolase; amino-acid sequence: MLASTTASATSGVSVKHFNYGKHTRNDIDVFAPATVAAAPHGTDLRPAVILVHGGSWTHGSKTSMYGAARQMVGQGYVAFPMSYRFAQDSSYPAGREDVQAAVKWVKGHSDALHVDPHKIVVLGSSAGGELAASALTWGDGSRYGAGLITLSAPMDLGLVAANTTHTAGSAKLARTVTDTLLNCLPLKCGKAFDRDDAAEHLDHRDPAVLSFASTDEWVDNRSTIRFHQVAVKHHVPSELHMIDGDKHGMDYWDKAWPTIKSWLKQRFAAIS